A genomic stretch from Candidatus Thiothrix anitrata includes:
- a CDS encoding SCP2 sterol-binding domain-containing protein, which yields MIKKIAGASALLMLLSVPAQAANFMDAAWATQACAAWNADATLTSGLMDTDGYSWAKNDGGRGYKLVQMYRTQCGDATKIQLNIVVKDGKASCAYGGAPDGKAMNYGVDYLMHANDADWACMGKGEFGCGAMGAMMSGKLNFKGPKVEAMKVMSPFENFLKLTGKVAGEKGDCN from the coding sequence ATGATTAAAAAAATTGCAGGCGCATCCGCGTTGTTGATGTTGCTATCCGTTCCTGCGCAAGCCGCGAATTTCATGGATGCTGCTTGGGCTACGCAAGCCTGTGCTGCATGGAATGCTGATGCAACCCTGACCAGTGGCTTGATGGATACCGATGGTTACTCATGGGCAAAAAATGACGGCGGACGCGGCTACAAACTGGTGCAAATGTACCGCACCCAATGCGGTGATGCGACCAAAATTCAGCTCAATATCGTGGTGAAAGACGGCAAAGCAAGCTGTGCTTACGGTGGCGCACCCGATGGCAAAGCAATGAATTACGGTGTTGATTACCTGATGCACGCCAATGACGCAGACTGGGCTTGCATGGGCAAGGGTGAGTTCGGCTGTGGGGCAATGGGCGCAATGATGTCAGGCAAACTGAATTTCAAAGGCCCCAAAGTCGAAGCCATGAAAGTGATGTCACCGTTTGAGAATTTCCTGAAACTGACCGGCAAAGTTGCAGGCGAGAAGGGCGACTGCAACTAG
- the pckA gene encoding phosphoenolpyruvate carboxykinase (ATP), with product MSTTAILADYLANTHGLGKLQNIHWNQSSPVLYEQALVRNEGKISAEGVFVAYTGAFTGRAPNDKFIVDDAGSHDKVWWGKVNKGMTEAHFERILNDAQQFLAGKEVFVQDLLAGANETDELPVRVITQYAWHALFARNMFIRPDDLNRQLAVDEPKFTVIHVPDMQADPATHGTYSNAFVLLNLSRGLILIGGTHYAGEIKKSIFSVLNYLLPQRGIMSMHASANVGKAGDVAILFGLSGTGKTTLSADPNRALIGDDEHGWSHDGVFNLEGGCYAKVINLSAEQEPLIYKTTQTFGTVLENVVMDPTTRKLNLDDNSLTENTRASYPITQIPGALYPGKAGHPKHIIMLTCDAFGVLPPISKLTTEQAMYHFISGYTAKVAGTEKGVTEPTATFSTCFGAPFMALHPSVYAGLLGQKINEHGVSCWLVNTGWSGGSYGVGKRMNIHHTRSMVNAALNGDLDAVAMRVDPIFGLHIPVTCPNVPDDVLDPASTWADADAYHAKATQLATAFHQNFASYSDGVSAEIINASPLAGRA from the coding sequence ATGAGTACAACAGCTATCTTGGCAGACTACCTAGCAAACACACACGGTCTGGGCAAGTTGCAAAACATTCACTGGAACCAATCTTCCCCCGTCCTGTATGAACAAGCCCTCGTGCGTAACGAAGGCAAAATCAGCGCAGAGGGCGTTTTCGTGGCTTACACTGGCGCATTTACCGGACGCGCCCCCAACGATAAATTCATTGTGGATGACGCTGGCAGCCACGATAAAGTGTGGTGGGGCAAGGTCAACAAAGGCATGACTGAAGCGCATTTCGAGCGCATTCTCAACGATGCACAACAATTCTTGGCGGGTAAGGAAGTCTTTGTTCAAGATTTGCTAGCGGGTGCGAATGAAACCGATGAACTGCCGGTACGCGTCATCACCCAATACGCATGGCACGCGCTGTTTGCACGTAACATGTTCATACGTCCTGACGACTTGAACCGTCAACTCGCTGTTGATGAACCCAAATTCACCGTGATTCACGTCCCGGATATGCAGGCTGACCCAGCAACACACGGCACTTATTCCAATGCCTTCGTCTTACTGAATTTGTCACGTGGCTTGATTTTGATTGGCGGCACGCATTATGCGGGTGAAATCAAAAAATCCATTTTCTCGGTACTGAATTACCTATTACCACAGCGCGGTATTATGTCAATGCACGCCTCCGCGAATGTCGGCAAGGCTGGTGATGTAGCCATTCTGTTCGGGCTTTCCGGCACGGGTAAAACCACCCTATCTGCTGATCCGAACCGCGCTTTGATTGGTGATGATGAGCACGGCTGGAGTCATGACGGCGTATTTAATCTCGAAGGTGGCTGCTACGCTAAAGTTATTAATTTATCAGCTGAACAAGAACCACTGATTTACAAAACCACGCAAACTTTCGGGACAGTACTCGAAAACGTGGTGATGGATCCGACCACTCGCAAACTCAATCTTGATGACAACAGCCTCACGGAAAACACCCGCGCCAGCTATCCGATCACACAAATTCCGGGCGCGTTGTACCCCGGTAAAGCGGGGCATCCTAAACACATTATTATGCTGACTTGTGATGCGTTCGGGGTATTACCACCGATTTCCAAACTCACGACCGAACAGGCGATGTATCACTTCATTTCCGGTTATACCGCGAAAGTCGCCGGTACAGAAAAAGGCGTGACCGAACCAACAGCAACCTTCAGCACCTGTTTTGGTGCGCCATTCATGGCTTTGCATCCTTCAGTTTACGCGGGTTTGTTGGGGCAAAAAATAAATGAGCACGGGGTTTCTTGCTGGCTGGTTAATACCGGCTGGAGCGGTGGCAGCTATGGTGTGGGCAAACGCATGAATATTCATCACACTCGCAGCATGGTCAATGCCGCGTTGAACGGCGATCTGGATGCGGTCGCAATGCGTGTCGATCCTATTTTCGGCCTGCATATTCCAGTGACCTGCCCGAATGTCCCGGATGATGTGCTCGACCCCGCGTCCACATGGGCGGATGCAGATGCCTACCACGCCAAAGCCACCCAATTGGCAACGGCCTTCCATCAAAACTTTGCCAGCTATAGCGACGGCGTATCCGCAGAGATTATTAACGCATCGCCATTGGCGGGACGCGCTTAA
- a CDS encoding ABC transporter permease produces MGKQAWRRLLRNKMAMGSALVLGLIIALCLLGPLFSPHPYDEIYWDAMGVPPDAQYWFGTDANGRDLWVRTLMGGRVSLAVGLAATAVSLLIGVLYGATAGYVGGRTDALMMRLVDVLYALPFMFFVILLMVYFGRSIFLIFVAIGAVEWLTMARIVRGQALSLKGRAFVEAARVGGVGHFGIIRRHIVPNTLGTVLVYATLTVPQVILFESFLSFLGLGVQEPLTSWGVLIAEGAAQLETAPWMLLFPAGFLAVTLLCLNFLGDGLRDALDPKGLG; encoded by the coding sequence ATGGGTAAGCAGGCGTGGCGGCGGCTATTACGCAATAAAATGGCAATGGGTAGTGCGCTGGTGCTTGGGTTAATCATTGCGTTGTGCCTGTTGGGGCCGTTGTTTAGTCCGCACCCTTATGACGAAATTTATTGGGACGCAATGGGTGTGCCGCCGGATGCGCAATATTGGTTTGGCACGGATGCGAACGGGCGCGATTTGTGGGTGCGCACTTTGATGGGCGGGCGGGTTTCGTTGGCGGTGGGGCTGGCGGCAACGGCGGTGAGTTTGCTGATTGGGGTGCTTTACGGAGCGACGGCGGGTTATGTGGGTGGGCGCACTGACGCGCTGATGATGCGCTTGGTGGATGTGCTTTACGCGCTGCCATTTATGTTTTTTGTGATTTTGCTGATGGTGTATTTCGGGCGCAGTATTTTCCTGATTTTTGTGGCGATTGGCGCGGTGGAATGGCTGACAATGGCGCGAATTGTGCGCGGGCAAGCTTTATCGCTGAAAGGTCGCGCTTTCGTGGAAGCCGCACGGGTTGGCGGGGTAGGGCATTTCGGGATTATCCGCCGCCATATTGTGCCGAATACCTTGGGAACGGTGCTGGTTTATGCGACGTTGACCGTGCCGCAGGTGATTTTGTTTGAGTCGTTTCTGAGCTTTTTGGGGTTGGGGGTGCAAGAGCCGTTGACCAGTTGGGGCGTATTGATTGCGGAAGGTGCGGCACAACTGGAAACTGCCCCTTGGATGCTGCTGTTTCCGGCGGGGTTTCTGGCGGTGACGTTGCTGTGCCTGAATTTTCTGGGGGATGGTTTACGTGATGCGCTTGACCCGAAAGGGTTGGGGTGA
- a CDS encoding hemerythrin domain-containing protein has translation MVSFTELNQQNDTITELSNVLCLLISDRSVWDTRVVTKLFFTYVDRVKEHLDLEERELYQSMLLHSDQRVRQTANKFLSGSGEIKRVFGQYLKKWSRSHELRINDYEQFTKDTREMFQLVLSRIEDEVEHLYPTVREVQAAMK, from the coding sequence ATGGTTTCATTTACCGAACTTAACCAACAAAACGACACTATTACCGAATTATCCAACGTACTGTGTTTATTAATTAGCGATCGTTCCGTGTGGGATACACGCGTAGTTACCAAGCTGTTTTTTACCTATGTGGATCGGGTAAAGGAACACTTGGATTTGGAAGAGCGTGAGTTGTACCAGTCCATGTTGTTGCACAGTGACCAACGTGTGCGTCAAACAGCGAACAAGTTTTTGTCGGGTTCAGGGGAAATCAAGCGCGTATTTGGGCAATACCTAAAAAAATGGAGTCGTAGCCATGAATTACGTATCAATGACTACGAACAATTTACTAAAGATACCCGTGAAATGTTCCAACTAGTGCTGAGCCGGATTGAGGATGAAGTGGAGCACTTGTACCCCACGGTGCGCGAAGTACAAGCCGCAATGAAATAA
- a CDS encoding DEAD/DEAH box helicase: MENFYLSQTRFDSFALDEGLLASLRDAGFEYCSRIQAEVLPLALAGQDVAGQAQTGTGKTGAFLVAVFQHLLRNPLVNAESGTVRCMILAPTRELAIQIARDAESLGQHTGLRTVLVYGGAGYDKQRRQFEQPVDVLIGTPGRVIDYWKQHVFTLKQLQALVMDEADRMFDMGFIQDVRYLMRKLPAPDKRLNMLFSATLSHRVLELAYEHMNNPQKVQIEAESVRADNIVEHVYFPANEEKIPLLIGLIRQLTPFRAIVFVNTKHIAEKIDDYLRGNGITSDLISGDVRQNKRERLLKDFEAGQFQVLIATDVAARGLHIPDVSHVFNFDLPQMAEDYVHRIGRTARAGASGEAHSFACEDTAFYLPEIEEYTGKSIPVTKITNTLLATDLVRPQRQQRERAPHHHGGDKRPPPRRNNNGSRGNRPSAR, from the coding sequence ATGGAAAATTTCTACTTAAGTCAAACACGTTTCGATTCATTCGCTTTGGATGAAGGTTTATTGGCATCATTGCGTGATGCTGGTTTTGAGTATTGCTCACGGATTCAAGCCGAAGTGTTGCCGTTGGCATTGGCAGGGCAGGATGTAGCGGGGCAAGCACAAACTGGTACAGGTAAAACCGGTGCGTTTTTGGTGGCAGTGTTCCAGCATTTGCTACGTAACCCGTTGGTAAATGCGGAATCGGGCACAGTGCGCTGCATGATTTTAGCCCCTACCCGTGAGTTAGCGATTCAGATTGCCCGTGATGCGGAAAGTCTGGGGCAGCACACCGGGTTACGGACTGTATTGGTTTACGGTGGTGCGGGTTACGATAAACAGCGGCGGCAATTTGAACAACCGGTGGATGTGCTGATTGGTACGCCGGGGCGGGTGATTGATTACTGGAAACAGCATGTTTTTACCCTCAAACAGTTGCAGGCGTTAGTTATGGATGAAGCAGATCGCATGTTTGACATGGGCTTTATTCAGGATGTGCGCTACTTAATGCGCAAACTGCCTGCACCGGATAAACGTTTAAATATGCTGTTTTCTGCAACACTCTCACACCGGGTGTTGGAACTGGCTTATGAGCACATGAACAACCCGCAAAAAGTACAAATCGAAGCGGAATCGGTGCGTGCTGATAATATTGTGGAACATGTGTATTTTCCCGCCAATGAAGAAAAAATTCCGTTATTGATTGGGCTGATTCGGCAATTGACCCCGTTTCGGGCGATTGTGTTTGTGAATACCAAACACATTGCGGAAAAAATTGATGATTACTTGCGTGGCAATGGTATTACCTCGGATTTGATTTCCGGTGATGTGCGTCAGAATAAACGTGAGCGGCTGCTGAAAGATTTTGAAGCAGGGCAGTTTCAGGTATTGATTGCGACCGACGTGGCGGCACGTGGGTTGCATATTCCTGATGTTAGCCATGTGTTTAACTTCGATTTACCGCAAATGGCGGAAGATTACGTGCATCGGATTGGGCGTACTGCGCGGGCTGGGGCTTCGGGTGAAGCGCACAGTTTTGCGTGTGAAGATACCGCGTTTTATTTGCCGGAGATTGAAGAATACACGGGCAAATCAATCCCGGTGACGAAAATCACTAATACCTTATTAGCAACGGATTTGGTACGTCCGCAACGCCAGCAGCGCGAACGTGCGCCGCATCATCATGGTGGTGATAAACGCCCGCCGCCGCGTCGCAATAATAATGGGTCACGCGGTAATCGTCCTTCAGCTCGGTAA
- the oppB gene encoding oligopeptide ABC transporter permease OppB, whose translation MLRYVLRRLWGAIPTLLVIITLAFFLIRLAPGGPFDSERPVPPEIAANLERAYHLDQPLPVQYGYYLLNVLQGDFGPSFKYKDHSVSELIAQGFPVSLQLGMLAMLLALLLGIPAGMAAALHHNRPLDHVLMAVAMTGITIPNFVMAPLLALVFGVFLQWLPVAGWGSGWQSMVLPVIALALPQVAYAARLMRASMLETLSSPHIRTAFAKGLPLRLILWRHVLKGALLPLISWLGPATAAIVTGSVVIEQIFGIPGIGRHFVQGALNRDYTLVMGVVVFYGGLIIAMNLLVDVLYGWFDPRVRYG comes from the coding sequence GTGCTGCGCTATGTACTGCGGCGTTTATGGGGCGCGATTCCGACACTATTGGTCATTATTACTCTCGCGTTTTTCCTGATCCGCCTTGCACCGGGTGGGCCGTTTGACAGTGAACGCCCTGTGCCACCGGAAATTGCCGCAAATCTTGAACGCGCTTATCACCTTGATCAGCCGTTGCCGGTGCAATACGGGTATTACTTGCTGAATGTATTGCAAGGCGATTTTGGCCCGTCGTTTAAGTACAAAGATCACAGCGTTAGCGAATTGATTGCGCAAGGTTTTCCGGTGTCGTTGCAGTTGGGAATGTTGGCTATGTTGCTGGCGTTATTGTTAGGTATTCCGGCGGGAATGGCGGCGGCGTTGCATCATAATCGCCCTTTGGATCACGTGCTCATGGCGGTGGCAATGACGGGGATTACTATCCCCAATTTTGTGATGGCTCCGCTGTTGGCCTTGGTGTTTGGGGTGTTTTTGCAGTGGTTGCCGGTGGCGGGGTGGGGCAGTGGCTGGCAGTCGATGGTGCTGCCGGTGATTGCGTTGGCATTGCCACAGGTTGCGTATGCGGCGCGGCTAATGCGGGCGAGTATGCTGGAAACCTTGAGCAGCCCGCACATCCGTACCGCGTTTGCCAAGGGCTTGCCATTGCGTTTAATTTTGTGGCGACACGTTTTGAAAGGGGCGTTGTTGCCGCTGATTTCGTGGTTGGGGCCTGCAACGGCGGCGATTGTCACCGGCTCGGTGGTGATTGAACAGATTTTCGGGATTCCGGGGATTGGGCGGCATTTTGTGCAAGGTGCGCTCAACCGCGATTACACCTTGGTCATGGGCGTGGTGGTGTTTTACGGCGGGTTAATTATTGCGATGAATTTGCTGGTAGATGTGTTGTACGGCTGGTTTGATCCACGGGTGCGCTATGGGTAA
- a CDS encoding peptide ABC transporter substrate-binding protein: MLTILRLVAFALFLYAPLSLAETVLQRGNGAEPETLDFHKSSGVPEANIQRDLFEGLVTESADGKLQPGVAESWETSADGKTYTFHLRKEVKWSDGSALTAADFVYAWRRALAPETASDYAFILWPVAGAESYSKGESKDPASIAIKAVDPHTLEVQLNAPTAYFLGMLTHHMTYPLAQAELEKFGKDWTKPGNLVSNGAYRLSEWQPQSHIKLEKNPQYRDAANVAIDTVKYIPTEDKNTELKRFRAGELDITDDIPSDQTAWVKENLPDAFRNSAYIGTYYYALNLEHPAFKDKPKLRRALSLAIDREILTEKITQSGEIPAYGWVPAVEGYTQQTMEEKSLDKAARVALAKQLYAESGYTADKPLELEILYNTSDNHKKLAVAVAAMWKQTLGVTTQLRNEEWKVYLSSRSQKQFQVIRSGWIGDYNDAYSFLGLFKSDVGEMNPSNYKNPEFDRLMKEAETQADAKLRSEAMAQAERVLLADMPIVPVYHYTTQHLVSSKVTGWVDNVMDVHPSRYLGIK; the protein is encoded by the coding sequence ATGCTAACAATACTCCGTCTGGTCGCTTTCGCGCTTTTCCTATACGCCCCTCTTAGTTTGGCAGAAACCGTGTTGCAACGCGGCAATGGCGCAGAACCGGAAACGCTGGATTTCCACAAATCTTCCGGCGTACCTGAAGCCAATATTCAGCGCGATTTGTTCGAGGGTTTGGTGACAGAAAGCGCGGATGGCAAGCTCCAGCCCGGTGTAGCCGAATCGTGGGAAACCAGCGCGGATGGCAAAACCTATACCTTTCACTTGCGCAAAGAGGTGAAATGGTCGGATGGCAGTGCCTTGACCGCCGCCGATTTCGTCTACGCATGGCGACGTGCGCTTGCCCCAGAAACTGCGTCCGACTACGCCTTTATTCTTTGGCCTGTTGCGGGAGCGGAAAGTTACAGCAAAGGCGAAAGCAAAGACCCGGCAAGTATCGCGATAAAAGCCGTTGACCCGCATACTTTGGAGGTGCAACTTAATGCCCCGACCGCGTATTTCCTCGGCATGTTGACTCATCACATGACTTATCCCTTAGCGCAGGCCGAACTGGAAAAGTTTGGTAAAGACTGGACGAAACCCGGCAATTTGGTGAGCAATGGCGCGTACCGTTTGAGCGAATGGCAGCCGCAATCACACATTAAGCTGGAAAAGAATCCGCAGTACCGCGATGCCGCTAACGTAGCTATCGACACGGTGAAATACATTCCCACTGAAGATAAAAATACCGAATTGAAACGTTTCCGCGCTGGGGAACTCGATATTACCGACGACATTCCGTCCGACCAAACCGCGTGGGTGAAGGAAAATTTGCCGGATGCGTTCCGCAATTCCGCTTACATTGGCACGTATTATTACGCGCTGAATCTGGAACACCCTGCGTTCAAAGATAAACCCAAACTGCGTCGCGCTTTGAGTTTGGCGATTGACCGCGAAATTTTGACCGAAAAGATTACCCAATCGGGGGAAATTCCTGCGTATGGCTGGGTTCCGGCGGTGGAAGGGTACACTCAGCAAACGATGGAGGAAAAATCGCTGGATAAAGCTGCACGTGTTGCCCTTGCCAAACAACTTTATGCCGAGAGTGGTTACACGGCGGATAAACCACTGGAGCTGGAAATCCTCTACAACACCAGTGACAACCACAAAAAGTTGGCGGTGGCAGTGGCGGCAATGTGGAAGCAAACGCTGGGTGTAACCACGCAATTGCGCAACGAAGAATGGAAGGTTTACCTAAGTTCGCGCAGCCAAAAACAGTTTCAGGTGATTCGTTCTGGCTGGATTGGCGATTACAACGATGCCTACAGCTTTTTGGGCTTGTTCAAGTCAGACGTGGGGGAAATGAACCCATCCAACTATAAAAATCCCGAATTTGACCGCCTGATGAAAGAGGCTGAAACCCAAGCGGATGCGAAATTACGCAGCGAGGCAATGGCGCAGGCGGAGCGGGTATTGCTTGCCGATATGCCGATTGTGCCAGTTTACCATTACACGACTCAGCACTTGGTTAGCTCCAAAGTTACGGGCTGGGTGGATAATGTGATGGATGTGCATCCGAGCCGTTATTTGGGGATTAAATAA
- the creD gene encoding cell envelope integrity protein CreD: MSEQIPPYSSSPRYLYTLFHSLGFRAISIAVLTLLMLIPLFMVMQVVQERQAYHKNVLAEVAATWGQRQTLIGPVLLVPYVEHFTSVDTVTDKDGESRIVSKDIYKDHIAVLLPETLEIRADLAQEYRQRGIYNALVYNANISVNGTFDHAVLLKASEGERRLQWEKAYVMFGIDDPKAISSAPALLWGEESLALEPGAGMPKLLANGFHALLPPGEYTDGAAHPFKLTLKLHGSDGLFFAPVGKTTKARMSSAWTTPSFQGALFPNTHEINAQGFNAAWDISHLVRNYPQSWIVSDNKTHDLRNFTAGVSLYESSSLYTQVDRAVKYAILFVSLTFLLLFAFEISMKRRLHTLQYVLVGCSLALFYLVLLALAEHIGFLYAYIAASSVTVLPLTWYLGAILRNAWRTMSVFTVLALLYGLLYLLLQIEDYALLVGVGLLVGAMGLMMLITRRLPS; this comes from the coding sequence ATGTCTGAACAAATCCCCCCTTACTCAAGCTCACCCCGCTATTTGTACACGCTGTTTCACTCGTTGGGGTTTCGTGCCATTAGCATCGCAGTCTTGACCCTGCTGATGCTGATCCCTTTGTTTATGGTGATGCAAGTCGTACAGGAACGGCAGGCATACCACAAAAATGTACTGGCGGAAGTCGCGGCAACTTGGGGACAACGCCAAACACTAATAGGCCCTGTATTGCTCGTGCCATATGTTGAGCATTTCACCAGTGTGGATACGGTAACGGACAAAGACGGCGAATCCCGCATTGTCAGTAAAGACATTTACAAAGATCACATTGCAGTGCTATTGCCGGAAACCCTAGAAATCCGCGCTGATTTGGCACAGGAATACCGTCAGCGCGGCATTTACAATGCGCTGGTGTATAACGCGAATATCAGTGTTAATGGCACGTTTGACCATGCAGTGTTGCTAAAAGCCAGTGAAGGCGAACGCCGCCTCCAATGGGAAAAGGCTTATGTCATGTTTGGCATTGACGACCCCAAAGCCATTAGTAGCGCACCCGCGTTATTGTGGGGTGAAGAATCACTTGCGTTAGAACCGGGCGCGGGAATGCCTAAATTGCTGGCAAACGGTTTCCATGCGTTACTGCCACCCGGCGAATACACGGACGGTGCTGCTCATCCCTTCAAACTCACCCTCAAATTGCATGGTAGTGATGGCCTATTTTTTGCCCCCGTGGGTAAAACCACCAAAGCTCGCATGAGTTCGGCTTGGACTACACCCAGCTTCCAAGGTGCATTATTCCCCAACACCCACGAAATCAACGCGCAAGGTTTTAACGCCGCATGGGATATTTCCCATTTAGTACGCAATTACCCACAATCGTGGATCGTATCCGACAATAAGACCCACGACTTGCGCAACTTCACCGCAGGAGTCAGCCTGTACGAAAGCTCATCGCTATACACTCAAGTCGACCGTGCGGTGAAATACGCCATTTTATTTGTGAGCTTGACGTTTTTGCTATTGTTTGCTTTTGAAATCAGCATGAAACGACGTTTGCACACGCTGCAATACGTGTTAGTGGGCTGTTCACTGGCATTGTTTTACCTAGTGTTATTGGCATTGGCGGAACATATCGGCTTTTTGTACGCTTATATTGCTGCCAGCAGCGTGACAGTATTGCCATTGACTTGGTATTTAGGCGCGATTTTACGCAATGCTTGGCGCACTATGAGCGTATTTACTGTGCTGGCATTACTGTATGGCTTGCTCTACCTGCTATTGCAGATAGAGGATTACGCTTTACTGGTGGGTGTGGGCTTATTGGTCGGGGCAATGGGATTGATGATGCTCATCACCCGGCGTTTACCGAGCTGA
- the mscL gene encoding large-conductance mechanosensitive channel protein MscL — translation MSLISEFKEFAMKGNVVDLAVGVIIGAAFGKIVSAFVDGIVMPLLGLLMGGVDFSKLGVVLKAGDPAAVPPIPDLILGYGAFIQTMFDFIIVAFAIFIAIKVMNKLKRKEEAAPEAPPAPSDETVLLSEIRDLLKNK, via the coding sequence ATGAGCTTAATTAGTGAATTCAAAGAATTTGCCATGAAAGGTAACGTCGTAGACCTAGCTGTTGGTGTCATTATTGGTGCCGCTTTTGGCAAGATAGTTTCGGCTTTTGTCGATGGTATTGTTATGCCACTATTAGGTTTGCTAATGGGTGGTGTTGACTTCAGTAAATTAGGTGTAGTGTTGAAAGCGGGCGACCCTGCCGCTGTACCGCCGATTCCTGATTTGATATTGGGCTATGGCGCGTTCATTCAAACCATGTTTGACTTTATCATTGTAGCCTTTGCTATCTTCATTGCGATTAAAGTCATGAACAAACTCAAGCGCAAGGAAGAAGCCGCACCTGAAGCTCCACCAGCACCGTCTGACGAAACGGTATTGTTAAGTGAGATTCGTGATTTATTGAAGAATAAGTAA